TATTCACTATTTTTCCGAAGACTTTGGCACCACAATAAAACACATATTGAAAAATTACGAAATCCGGAGACCATAAATAGTTTCAGGAGTAACTgggttaatgctcgtgaccatacatccatcgcaaggggAACAAAGTACCCTCACCTCACcgaaatttctgttagaccaacgtgataggagtgATTGTGGATCTACTAAATAAGTGGGTAGAACTTCAAATAACAGTTGTGGTTGCTTCAGATGTGGCACAAGAAGTGCTTCAACTGCGCGGAGTGCCACCGGCCGCTGGACTCGATGCTGGCGTGTGACGGGCCCGACAAGGAGATCCACTGCCGCGCCTGCTACGGAAAACTCTTCGGGCCCAAGGGCTTCGGCTACGGCCACGCCCCCACCCTCGTTTCTACCGACGCAGAGCCCACTGTCACATAGTTAGTATACCATACAATCATTTAACTATACTATAAAAtattgaatcagaatcatttactcAGCGTAATTATCGTGGTTGgtggtcaatttaacatttgaatctatgtcatgtGAGAATTCAAGAGTAAAACTTGACACATAGACAGCAGCGATACAATATCTAGGATCTGTGTGCAGCAAGCAGAAAAATGTATTTCACCACTCAACTTCAATATGCAACACACTAATATGCAATTTACCTTATAACTATTTTAATCCATTCTCATtcaaagtaggtaattttatgttacttgttatttcttattaattcttattggaaaagagTATAATGATTCATGATTTCCTCAAGTAGAAgtctatttgatttgaaaactaGTTAGGTTATACTTTATTtgtactaaaatatatttttattgcagcACTGAACAGCTTCCCTTCACCGGCCAGAAGGCAGCTAAAGGCCAGGGCTGCCCTCGGTGTGGTTTCCCTGTCTATGCTGCAGAACAAATGCACTCCAAGAATGGCACATGGCACAGACGGTGCTTCTCATGTGCGGACTGCCATAGATCTCTTGTAAGTATCACTCATATTAACTAAGTAACATCTATATTCCAATCTGTTTGGGTAGCATAGTGAAATTAAAAGGCTTAATGAattgtaaacttaaaactatatTTTAGAAAACTTAAATTTGATTAGTTTTCAAGTAGCTTCGGTCTTCCTCCTCCTCTTTATCTAAATGAGTTTTCAAGAATTCTTCCACTGAGTCAGTGTTCCACTTCTCAATAGCAACAGTGTCTTTTACAATTCCATCCTTGTCAAGCAACTTGATAATAGGGTCCAGTCCACGGACGTATTTTATTTGAAGGTTAGGGAACTTAGCAGGCCTGTCACTCTTCACGAAGGCTTGAATCTGGGGGTACGCCGGGAACTTACATGTGCATACTTCTAAAATAGCACGAGCGTATTTCTTTTCTTTCGGTGCTGATTCGTCGTGATGACAACACTCCTTACAGTGAGCTATCAATGGTTCTAAGCTGAAGTCCTTCAGTTGATCACAGGAGGAACATAAAAGGTTAGCTTTTATGAAtccaagagaagcacaatcttCAGTTGTAAAGTCAGCTAAACCCCTATCAATCACTAATGCGGCAAATAGAAATATTGGTAAAAGGTCCATTTTTGTAGTTTTC
The genomic region above belongs to Pectinophora gossypiella chromosome 4, ilPecGoss1.1, whole genome shotgun sequence and contains:
- the LOC126366170 gene encoding selenoprotein F; translated protein: MDLLPIFLFAALVIDRGLADFTTEDCASLGFIKANLLCSSCDQLKDFSLEPLIAHCKECCHHDESAPKEKKYARAILEVCTCKFPAYPQIQAFVKSDRPAKFPNLQIKYVRGLDPIIKLLDKDGIVKDTVAIEKWNTDSVEEFLKTHLDKEEEEDRSYLKTNQI